One part of the Sphingopyxis sp. PAMC25046 genome encodes these proteins:
- a CDS encoding TonB-dependent receptor produces MKAQLFASASAAALFASPVAAMAQEVEAPPADAAASDQQRDDNDIIVTATRRTARLQDVPLSVTAFGQEELDDLGIVGFEGIAQNTPGIVVNRPTQNFNNFTARGINTNGYSAGLQSAVAIYVDELPISANGNSTILDPNLYDVERVEFLRGPQGTLFGSNSLAGAMRIITKSPDLDDFEASASVDLGLTGSSSVRQRYNAMVNLPIMKDEIGLRVTGYYRNEDGWVDNIGTGVEDANSLEAFGGRAILLLQPTDRMKVKLLASYENSKPADSGLTNPLLGKFVRRSDRPDLFQGKLTNYNVTINYEFDFAELISSTTLSDYDASFYVDLAGTFGQAFPFALDAYGYDDLFVQETRLVSRHDGPIEWVAGFFYYDKRRTVDFAYRSTQEFLDARGLTGLPDEYYQRFNSYTDQTEIAGFGEVTARFSDNFWITGGLRYGSTEVQSFTRGGGYNSNYLTLALFGLSNLPVTITPINYAEGLKVTDDRLSYKASVSWKPVDSLTTYATISTGFRTPVVNARAGLASTVDPTDIIIPDGAKSDSVTNYELGLKGRWLGGDLVANIAAYYIDWKDIQVQANRVSDSIQFATNIGGAESYGLEFEFIARPVQGLSLALNGSFNRAKVTDLTPGEAAISGAELGTRLASPHFQGSGTLRYDFAIGGADTAYAAVNVSHAGAFPNQFPNVPGNPAAVAPTYDFTEAWTNVNLYAGAKLGPLDLGAYVENLFDDSKVTYVHPEAFLDGRYARMRPRTIGVRANYRF; encoded by the coding sequence ATGAAGGCTCAGCTTTTTGCGTCCGCCTCGGCGGCCGCGCTGTTCGCGTCGCCTGTTGCCGCCATGGCCCAGGAGGTCGAGGCGCCGCCCGCCGATGCGGCGGCATCGGATCAGCAGAGGGACGATAACGACATCATCGTCACCGCGACCCGCCGTACCGCCCGCTTGCAGGACGTGCCGCTCAGCGTCACCGCGTTCGGGCAGGAGGAACTCGACGACCTCGGCATCGTCGGGTTCGAGGGCATCGCCCAGAATACGCCGGGCATCGTCGTCAACCGTCCGACGCAGAATTTCAACAATTTCACCGCGCGCGGCATCAACACCAACGGCTATTCGGCCGGCCTGCAGAGCGCGGTCGCCATCTATGTCGACGAGCTGCCGATTTCGGCGAACGGCAATTCGACGATCCTCGACCCCAATCTCTACGATGTCGAGCGCGTCGAGTTCCTGCGCGGGCCGCAGGGCACTTTGTTCGGGTCGAATTCGCTCGCGGGTGCGATGCGGATCATCACCAAGAGCCCCGATCTCGACGATTTCGAGGCCTCGGCGAGCGTCGACCTCGGCCTCACCGGGTCGAGCTCGGTGCGCCAGCGCTATAATGCGATGGTCAATTTGCCGATCATGAAGGACGAGATCGGGCTGCGCGTCACCGGCTATTATCGCAACGAGGACGGCTGGGTCGACAATATCGGCACCGGCGTCGAGGATGCGAACAGCCTCGAGGCGTTCGGCGGCCGCGCGATCCTGCTCCTCCAGCCGACCGACCGGATGAAGGTCAAGCTTCTCGCGTCGTATGAAAACAGCAAGCCCGCCGATTCGGGGCTGACCAACCCGCTGCTCGGAAAGTTCGTGCGCCGCTCGGACCGTCCCGACCTGTTTCAGGGCAAGCTCACCAATTATAACGTGACGATCAATTACGAGTTCGATTTCGCCGAGCTGATCAGTTCGACCACGCTGTCGGATTATGACGCCTCCTTCTATGTCGACCTCGCGGGCACCTTCGGACAGGCCTTTCCCTTCGCGCTCGACGCCTATGGCTATGACGATCTGTTCGTTCAGGAAACGCGGCTGGTGTCGCGCCACGACGGGCCGATCGAATGGGTCGCGGGCTTTTTCTATTACGACAAACGCCGCACCGTCGATTTCGCCTATCGCTCGACGCAGGAGTTTCTCGACGCGCGCGGGCTGACGGGGCTGCCGGACGAATATTATCAGCGCTTCAACAGCTATACCGACCAGACCGAAATCGCCGGCTTCGGCGAGGTGACCGCGCGCTTCAGCGACAATTTCTGGATCACCGGCGGGCTGCGCTACGGCAGCACCGAGGTGCAGAGCTTTACCCGCGGCGGCGGTTATAACAGCAATTATCTGACGCTCGCGCTGTTCGGCCTGTCGAACCTCCCCGTCACGATCACCCCGATCAACTATGCCGAAGGGTTGAAGGTTACCGATGACCGCCTCTCGTACAAGGCGAGCGTGTCGTGGAAGCCGGTCGACAGCCTGACCACCTATGCGACGATTTCTACGGGCTTTCGTACGCCCGTCGTCAATGCACGCGCCGGACTCGCCAGCACCGTCGATCCGACCGACATCATCATCCCCGACGGCGCGAAATCGGACAGCGTCACCAATTACGAACTCGGGCTGAAAGGACGCTGGCTCGGCGGCGATCTCGTCGCCAATATCGCGGCCTATTATATCGACTGGAAGGATATTCAGGTCCAGGCGAACCGCGTCTCGGACTCGATCCAGTTCGCGACCAACATCGGCGGCGCCGAAAGCTACGGCCTCGAGTTCGAGTTCATCGCGCGGCCGGTGCAGGGGTTGAGTCTCGCGCTCAACGGCTCGTTCAACCGCGCAAAGGTGACCGATCTGACCCCGGGCGAAGCCGCGATTTCGGGCGCCGAACTCGGCACGCGCCTTGCCTCGCCGCATTTCCAGGGGTCGGGCACGCTGCGTTACGATTTCGCGATCGGCGGCGCCGATACCGCTTATGCCGCGGTCAATGTGTCGCACGCGGGGGCCTTCCCGAACCAGTTCCCCAATGTGCCGGGCAATCCCGCTGCGGTCGCCCCGACCTATGACTTCACCGAGGCGTGGACCAATGTGAACCTTTATGCCGGGGCAAAGCTGGGGCCGCTCGATCTCGGCGCCTATGTCGAAAATCTCTTCGACGACAGCAAGGTCACCTATGTCCATCCCGAGGCTTTCCTCGATGGCCGCTATGCGCGCATGCGTCCGCGCACCATCGGCGTCCGCGCCAACTACCGCTTCTGA